From the genome of Pseudomonas sp. TMP9, one region includes:
- the gpmI gene encoding 2,3-bisphosphoglycerate-independent phosphoglycerate mutase, with product MSAMPKPTVLIILDGFGHSDNPESNAIMAASTPVYDHLCATQPNGLISGSGMDVGLPDGQMGNSEVGHMNLGAGRVVYQDFTRVTKAIREGEFFDNPTITAAVDKAVRAGKAVHILGLLSDGGVHSHQDHLVAMAELAAQRGAEKIYLHAFLDGRDTPPKSAQASIELLDATFARLGKGRIASLIGRYFAMDRDNRWDRVEQAYQLLVDGNGQFNAATAVEGLSAAYARDESDEFVKATTIGEPVQIADGDAVVFMNFRADRARELTRAFVEPSFKAFERKRVPQLAEVVMLTQYAASIPTPSAYTPQALTNVLGEYLANNGKTQLRIAETEKYAHVTFFFSGGREEPFAGEERILIPSPNVATYDLQPQMSAPEVTDKIVDAIENQRFDVIIVNYANGDMVGHTGVFAAAVAAVECLDSCVGRIVAALDKVGGEALITADHGNVEQMADASTGQAHTAHTCEPVPFIYVGKRSVTIRPDGVLADVAPTLLTLMGLPIPTEMTGTSILQLN from the coding sequence ATGAGCGCCATGCCCAAACCCACGGTACTGATCATCCTCGATGGTTTCGGCCACAGTGATAACCCCGAGTCCAACGCCATCATGGCCGCGAGTACGCCGGTCTATGACCATTTATGCGCCACCCAGCCGAATGGCCTGATCTCAGGTTCAGGCATGGATGTTGGCCTGCCGGACGGCCAAATGGGTAACTCCGAGGTCGGCCACATGAACTTGGGCGCTGGCCGGGTGGTGTATCAGGACTTCACCCGTGTTACCAAAGCCATACGCGAGGGTGAGTTCTTCGACAACCCAACCATTACCGCCGCTGTGGACAAGGCTGTCCGTGCAGGCAAAGCAGTGCACATCCTCGGCCTGCTCTCCGATGGCGGCGTACACAGCCACCAAGACCATCTGGTGGCCATGGCCGAACTGGCCGCGCAGCGCGGTGCGGAAAAAATCTACCTGCACGCTTTTCTCGATGGCCGCGATACACCGCCCAAAAGCGCGCAAGCATCGATTGAGTTGCTCGATGCGACGTTTGCCAGGCTGGGCAAGGGCCGCATCGCCAGCCTGATCGGCCGCTACTTTGCCATGGACCGCGACAATCGCTGGGACCGTGTCGAGCAAGCCTATCAACTGCTCGTCGACGGCAACGGCCAATTCAACGCGGCCACTGCCGTCGAGGGCCTGAGCGCGGCCTACGCCCGCGACGAAAGCGACGAGTTCGTCAAAGCCACCACCATCGGCGAGCCGGTGCAGATAGCCGACGGCGACGCCGTGGTGTTTATGAACTTCCGTGCCGACCGCGCCCGCGAACTGACCCGCGCCTTCGTTGAGCCCAGTTTTAAAGCGTTCGAGCGCAAGCGTGTACCACAACTGGCCGAGGTCGTCATGCTCACCCAGTACGCTGCAAGCATCCCGACGCCCAGCGCCTACACACCACAAGCATTGACCAACGTGCTCGGTGAATACTTAGCCAATAACGGCAAAACCCAGCTGCGCATCGCCGAAACCGAGAAGTATGCCCATGTCACCTTCTTTTTTTCCGGCGGTCGCGAAGAGCCGTTTGCTGGCGAAGAACGCATTTTGATTCCCTCGCCCAACGTTGCAACCTATGACTTGCAGCCGCAGATGAGTGCACCAGAAGTCACCGACAAGATCGTCGACGCCATCGAAAATCAGCGTTTTGACGTAATCATCGTCAACTACGCCAATGGCGATATGGTCGGCCACACCGGTGTGTTTGCCGCTGCAGTGGCAGCCGTAGAATGCCTCGACAGCTGCGTCGGCCGTATTGTCGCGGCGCTGGACAAAGTCGGCGGCGAAGCGTTAATCACCGCCGACCATGGCAATGTCGAGCAAATGGCCGATGCCAGCACCGGTCAGGCCCACACCGCGCACACCTGCGAGCCGGTGCCCTTCATTTATGTTGGCAAACGCTCAGTGACGATTCGTCCGGACGGCGTCCTGGCCGACGTGGCCCCAACGTTGCTGACCCTGATGGGCCTGCCGATACCAACCGAGATGACCGGCACTAGCATTCTCCAGCTGAACTAA
- a CDS encoding rhodanese-like domain-containing protein, translating to MLANLIEFATAHYVLSGLFVTLLALLIFTEARKGGQSLSSRELTALVNSEQGMVLDIRGQKDFSAGHIVGALNIQNEKLVSRMAELEKHKAKTLIVVDAMGQHSGTVCRELKKAGFTAAKLSGGIASWRGDNLPLVK from the coding sequence ATGCTCGCTAACTTGATTGAATTTGCCACTGCACACTATGTACTGAGCGGATTGTTCGTGACCCTGCTTGCATTGCTGATCTTCACTGAAGCACGCAAGGGCGGGCAGAGCCTGAGCAGCCGCGAGCTGACCGCGCTGGTTAACAGCGAACAGGGCATGGTGTTGGATATTCGCGGGCAGAAAGACTTTTCCGCCGGGCACATCGTCGGCGCATTGAATATCCAAAACGAAAAACTGGTCAGCCGTATGGCTGAGCTGGAGAAGCACAAGGCCAAGACGCTGATTGTGGTCGATGCCATGGGCCAGCACTCCGGTACGGTTTGCCGTGAGCTGAAGAAGGCCGGTTTCACCGCCGCCAAGCTGTCCGGTGGCATCGCCAGCTGGCGCGGTGACAACCTGCCGTTGGTGAAATGA
- the grxC gene encoding glutaredoxin 3, with protein MKPVVIYSSDWCPYCTRAKQLLAKKGVAFEEIKVDGKPDVRAEMTRKARQTSVPQIWIGDVHVGGCDDLHALERAGKLDALLKA; from the coding sequence ATGAAGCCGGTGGTGATTTACTCCAGCGATTGGTGCCCCTATTGCACCCGCGCCAAGCAATTGCTGGCGAAGAAGGGTGTGGCATTCGAAGAAATCAAGGTCGACGGTAAGCCGGATGTTCGAGCCGAAATGACCCGTAAAGCACGTCAGACCTCAGTGCCGCAAATTTGGATCGGTGACGTCCACGTGGGTGGCTGCGATGATCTTCACGCTCTAGAGCGCGCCGGCAAGCTTGACGCGCTGCTTAAGGCCTAA
- the secB gene encoding protein-export chaperone SecB → MTEQVSNGAAQGEQNPQFSLQRIYVRDLSFEAPKSPEIFRQEWTPSVAMDLNTRQKPLDGDFHEVVLTLSVTVKNGEETAFIAEVQQAGIFLIKGLDAASMSHTLGAFCPNILFPYARETLDSLVVRGSFPALMLAPVNFDALYAQELQRIQQAQAGEAATAH, encoded by the coding sequence ATGACAGAACAAGTTAGCAACGGCGCCGCTCAGGGCGAACAAAACCCACAGTTCTCCCTGCAGCGTATTTACGTGCGTGACCTGTCCTTCGAAGCACCGAAGAGTCCGGAAATTTTTCGCCAAGAGTGGACGCCGAGCGTCGCCATGGACCTCAACACCCGCCAGAAGCCTTTGGACGGTGATTTCCACGAAGTGGTGCTGACGCTCTCGGTTACCGTGAAAAACGGCGAGGAAACGGCCTTTATTGCTGAAGTTCAGCAGGCTGGAATCTTCCTGATCAAGGGCCTGGACGCCGCATCCATGAGCCACACCTTGGGTGCGTTCTGCCCGAATATCCTCTTTCCGTATGCCCGTGAAACTTTGGATAGCTTGGTGGTGCGTGGCTCGTTCCCGGCGTTAATGCTGGCCCCGGTGAACTTCGATGCCCTCTACGCACAAGAGCTGCAGCGTATTCAGCAGGCTCAAGCTGGTGAGGCTGCAACGGCTCACTAG
- the trmL gene encoding tRNA (uridine(34)/cytosine(34)/5-carboxymethylaminomethyluridine(34)-2'-O)-methyltransferase TrmL: protein MFHVILFQPEIPPNTGNIIRLCANSGCHLHLIEPLGFDLDDKRLRRAGLDYHEYATLKRHPDLASCLESLGQPRVFAFTTKGSHAFHQVSYQAGDAFLFGPESRGLPQEVRDSLPPEQCLRLPMREGCRSLNLSNTVAVAVYEAWRQHDFAMTP from the coding sequence ATGTTTCACGTCATCCTGTTCCAACCGGAAATACCACCTAATACCGGCAACATTATCAGGCTCTGCGCCAATAGCGGCTGCCACTTGCACCTGATCGAGCCTCTAGGCTTCGATCTGGATGACAAGCGCCTGCGCCGCGCCGGCCTGGATTATCACGAGTACGCCACCCTCAAGCGCCACCCTGACCTGGCCAGCTGCCTGGAAAGCCTCGGCCAGCCACGGGTATTCGCCTTCACCACTAAAGGCTCGCACGCCTTTCATCAAGTCAGCTACCAAGCGGGTGACGCCTTTCTCTTTGGTCCAGAAAGCCGTGGGCTGCCGCAAGAGGTTCGCGACAGCCTGCCGCCTGAGCAGTGCCTGCGCCTGCCGATGCGTGAAGGCTGCCGCAGCCTCAACTTGTCAAATACCGTTGCAGTGGCGGTCTACGAGGCGTGGCGCCAGCACGATTTCGCGATGACGCCCTAA
- a CDS encoding MSHA biogenesis protein MshI, which yields MLGIETGPEGIALARVVREPGQPATLLECQFHPASLAEQPALLKRLVDELGFVGMPVNLLLHPATYQMLLLDSPEVPVEELRDALRWRIKELISEPIDDVALDAFILPEDAYRGRSRMAYCAVLNKVRMHAWNGMCANAGLQLRSIDVTEMAFRNLGLLAGCNGMSLAMLRLRSSEGLITVQHGADLYMARRIEQGLDQAAQDFSTITLEIQRSLDYYESQLGKGYINRLLLLPMKRNGEAALQALSSGLAVKLQALGLRDLFPDQLGAEVSEQEQAYCMAAVGAALRQEVG from the coding sequence TTGTTGGGTATTGAGACCGGTCCGGAGGGCATCGCGCTCGCGCGGGTGGTGCGTGAGCCCGGGCAGCCGGCGACTCTGCTTGAATGTCAATTCCATCCAGCAAGCCTGGCTGAGCAGCCTGCGCTGCTGAAGCGCCTGGTCGATGAACTGGGTTTTGTTGGCATGCCGGTTAATTTGCTGCTTCACCCCGCCACTTACCAAATGCTCCTCCTCGACAGCCCCGAGGTGCCAGTCGAGGAGCTGCGCGACGCCCTGCGTTGGCGTATTAAAGAGCTAATTTCTGAACCCATCGACGACGTTGCCCTCGATGCCTTCATCTTGCCCGAAGATGCGTATCGTGGCCGCTCACGCATGGCCTATTGCGCGGTATTGAACAAAGTACGCATGCACGCCTGGAATGGTATGTGTGCGAATGCTGGGTTGCAGTTACGCAGTATCGATGTCACCGAAATGGCGTTTCGCAACCTAGGCTTGCTGGCCGGCTGTAATGGTATGAGCCTGGCCATGCTGCGTTTACGCTCAAGTGAAGGGTTGATCACGGTGCAGCATGGTGCTGACCTCTATATGGCGCGCCGTATAGAGCAAGGCCTTGATCAGGCCGCGCAGGACTTTTCTACCATCACCCTAGAGATTCAGCGCTCGCTGGACTACTACGAAAGCCAGCTCGGTAAAGGTTATATAAATCGCCTGCTGCTGCTGCCTATGAAGCGTAACGGTGAAGCAGCATTACAGGCCTTGTCCAGCGGGCTTGCTGTGAAGCTACAGGCACTGGGTTTGCGTGATCTGTTTCCCGACCAACTCGGCGCTGAGGTGTCTGAGCAAGAGCAGGCTTACTGCATGGCAGCCGTTGGCGCGGCGCTGCGCCAGGAGGTTGGCTGA
- a CDS encoding PilN domain-containing protein produces the protein MQNLNLFQVERKQRSGPRNRHILMGLAAVLLLCVVHASWQMWQLKAGAQRLEKVQALAQEQEASLEVARGSFIEPQMDERLPLELSVRERDNRELQRLIAYLQLLSSQRNAGFVAPLLALTEHHPATGLWLSGISLREGGRHMRLQGLSQDQELLPAYLQRLGQSPVFSGREFARFDVQRGDDHLLHFDLSSMLKDQEVDDE, from the coding sequence ATGCAGAACCTCAACCTTTTTCAAGTTGAGCGCAAGCAGCGCTCAGGGCCGCGTAATCGCCATATTTTGATGGGGCTGGCTGCAGTGCTGTTGCTCTGTGTTGTGCATGCCAGCTGGCAAATGTGGCAGTTAAAGGCAGGCGCGCAGCGCTTAGAAAAGGTGCAAGCGCTGGCTCAGGAACAAGAGGCAAGCCTTGAGGTTGCACGGGGCAGTTTTATTGAGCCGCAGATGGATGAGCGTCTACCTCTGGAGTTGTCTGTAAGAGAACGTGATAACCGTGAGCTGCAACGCTTGATCGCCTATCTGCAATTGCTCAGCAGCCAGCGTAATGCAGGATTTGTGGCCCCTTTGCTGGCGTTGACTGAGCACCATCCCGCCACTGGCTTGTGGCTCAGTGGCATCAGTTTACGTGAGGGTGGTCGGCACATGCGTTTGCAAGGTCTCAGTCAGGATCAGGAGTTGTTGCCTGCGTATTTGCAGCGTTTAGGCCAGAGCCCAGTGTTCAGTGGGCGCGAGTTCGCGCGTTTCGATGTACAGCGCGGTGACGACCACTTGTTGCATTTTGACTTGTCCTCAATGCTCAAGGATCAGGAGGTCGACGATGAGTAA
- a CDS encoding MSHA biogenesis protein MshJ, whose amino-acid sequence MSKWRQRWYAMAPRERWLAFAVGLGVLGMLYVLLIGDPLNLRLTKQNSGWQLAEGRRLSAEAELLELQARLAADPNMQYRSALLAASASRGELIRQIDQYTAELVTPQKMQAVLQALLRKQPQLKVVGMTSFSEPVELTSAEPAASPDPQAVVAAPAVTLYRHGLQLQLEGGYFDLLSYLQAVQASGWQLNWDSLEYQVGEAGPTKATIQLKLYTLSRHAGWVGV is encoded by the coding sequence ATGAGTAAGTGGCGGCAACGCTGGTATGCCATGGCGCCCCGCGAGCGCTGGTTAGCCTTTGCAGTAGGGTTGGGCGTATTGGGCATGCTTTATGTGCTGTTGATCGGCGACCCGCTCAACCTGCGCCTGACAAAACAAAACAGCGGTTGGCAACTGGCTGAAGGTCGACGTTTGAGTGCTGAAGCTGAGCTGCTTGAGCTACAGGCGCGCTTGGCTGCTGACCCTAATATGCAATACCGCAGTGCTTTGCTGGCGGCGTCTGCCAGTCGCGGAGAGTTGATTCGACAAATCGATCAGTACACCGCTGAGCTGGTCACCCCGCAGAAAATGCAGGCGGTACTGCAGGCGTTGCTGCGCAAACAGCCGCAGCTAAAGGTGGTGGGCATGACCAGCTTCAGCGAGCCGGTAGAGCTGACAAGCGCTGAACCTGCCGCGTCGCCAGACCCGCAAGCGGTTGTTGCGGCGCCGGCTGTAACGCTTTATCGGCATGGCCTGCAGCTGCAACTGGAAGGGGGTTACTTCGATCTGCTTAGCTACTTACAGGCTGTGCAGGCCAGTGGCTGGCAGCTCAACTGGGACAGCCTCGAATACCAAGTCGGCGAAGCCGGGCCCACAAAAGCCACTATCCAGCTCAAGCTCTACACCTTGAGCCGCCATGCGGGGTGGGTCGGTGTATAG
- a CDS encoding Type II secretory pathway component, translating into MPPQNLLPATVAASDNAPMVLQAVVRGAKGSQAMIAGQTLRVGDTVADARVLAIYAHSVLIERQGQRQLLRLAEPVMQPSR; encoded by the coding sequence TTGCCTCCGCAGAATCTGCTGCCTGCCACGGTAGCTGCAAGCGACAACGCGCCGATGGTGCTGCAGGCCGTCGTTCGTGGTGCAAAGGGCAGTCAGGCGATGATCGCCGGGCAGACACTGCGTGTCGGCGACACCGTCGCCGATGCTCGCGTGTTAGCCATATATGCACATTCCGTATTGATTGAGCGTCAGGGCCAGCGTCAGCTGCTGCGTCTGGCAGAACCCGTTATGCAACCGAGCCGATGA
- a CDS encoding secretin N-terminal domain-containing protein, with product MIRFLPSACLLSLACLLTACQTFTDGDKQLYEQSNKLLDESLKQAQAERKVAPPKAVQAALLPPISSSYSTGPRFDVAAKDLPARDFFLSLMEGAGQNLVVHPEVAGTITFSLRRVTLDEVLAAVRDSYGYDFRRTSYGYQILPNKVITRSYDLNYLNLQRMGQTDTRVSSGQVENNNSSNSGITNTAGNTGNGGSSATTLNASQVSTTSNVDFWSEVRLVVEMIVGADTNSSVMINPQASLLVVKANSAAQEDVARFLEQAQANLQRQVILETKILEVQLSDGFQAGISWDQLGGDVSSSLSNAALSGPTGVNGVFGVALSLGDFTGLIELLETQGDVRVLSSPRISTLNNQKAVIKVGTDEFFVTNVSSTSSTTNAGGVTEPTQDITLTPFFSGISLDVTPQIDQNDTVTLHVRPTVSRVRDQNKVITLGQDNVFNLPLALSTTRQSDSIVRARSGQVVVIGGLLQNNNENTDANIPWASRLPIIGSLFQQQRKSLQQSELVILMRPQVVNDEVWLNELRKSAQTFKELR from the coding sequence ATGATCAGATTTCTGCCCAGCGCCTGCCTGCTGAGCCTGGCCTGCCTGCTGACCGCCTGCCAGACCTTTACCGATGGCGATAAGCAGCTCTACGAACAGAGTAACAAGCTGCTTGATGAAAGCCTCAAGCAGGCCCAGGCCGAGCGCAAGGTTGCGCCGCCAAAAGCAGTACAAGCTGCTTTATTGCCGCCTATTAGCAGTAGCTACAGCACTGGCCCGCGGTTTGATGTGGCGGCCAAGGACCTGCCGGCCCGTGACTTCTTTCTTAGTTTGATGGAAGGCGCCGGACAAAACCTAGTGGTGCATCCGGAAGTGGCTGGCACCATCACCTTCAGCCTGCGCCGTGTGACGCTTGATGAGGTGCTGGCTGCAGTTCGGGACAGTTACGGCTATGACTTCCGCCGAACTAGCTACGGTTATCAAATCCTGCCCAACAAAGTGATCACCCGCAGCTATGACCTCAACTACCTGAACTTGCAGCGCATGGGTCAGACCGATACGCGGGTTAGCTCGGGTCAAGTGGAAAATAACAACAGCAGTAATTCGGGTATCACCAATACGGCTGGCAATACTGGCAACGGCGGTAGCTCTGCCACGACCCTAAATGCCAGTCAGGTCAGCACCACCAGTAATGTCGATTTCTGGAGTGAAGTGCGCTTGGTCGTCGAGATGATCGTCGGCGCAGATACCAATAGCAGCGTGATGATCAACCCGCAGGCCAGCTTGCTCGTGGTAAAGGCTAACAGCGCTGCACAGGAAGACGTTGCTCGATTCCTAGAGCAGGCGCAGGCCAATTTGCAGCGTCAGGTGATACTGGAAACCAAGATTTTGGAGGTGCAACTCTCTGATGGTTTTCAAGCAGGTATCAGTTGGGATCAGTTGGGCGGGGATGTCAGCAGCTCACTCAGCAACGCAGCATTAAGTGGGCCGACTGGCGTGAACGGTGTGTTTGGCGTGGCGCTGAGCCTGGGTGACTTCACCGGGCTAATCGAGTTGCTGGAAACTCAAGGCGATGTACGCGTACTGTCTAGCCCGCGGATCTCAACGCTGAATAATCAAAAGGCGGTGATTAAGGTTGGTACGGATGAGTTCTTTGTGACTAACGTCTCGTCCACCAGTTCAACCACTAACGCCGGTGGTGTGACTGAACCGACGCAAGACATTACCTTAACGCCGTTTTTCTCTGGCATCTCTCTGGACGTTACTCCGCAGATTGACCAGAACGACACCGTCACCTTACACGTAAGGCCAACGGTTAGCCGAGTGCGCGACCAGAATAAGGTGATTACGCTGGGCCAGGACAACGTTTTCAACTTGCCACTGGCACTCTCTACCACGCGCCAGTCCGACTCGATTGTGCGCGCGCGCAGTGGTCAGGTGGTGGTCATTGGCGGGTTGCTGCAGAACAACAATGAAAATACTGATGCCAATATTCCTTGGGCTAGCAGACTGCCAATCATTGGCAGTCTGTTTCAGCAGCAGCGTAAATCGCTGCAGCAGAGCGAGTTAGTGATTCTTATGCGCCCACAAGTGGTTAACGATGAGGTGTGGCTGAATGAGTTGCGCAAAAGTGCGCAAACGTTCAAAGAGTTGAGATAG
- a CDS encoding AAA family ATPase — translation MYEAFFGLHEKPFALTPNTGFLVQLAPYQACLNLLRVALDEGEGFIKVTGEVGTGKTLLCRTLLNQLDDARFQLAYLPNPEMNPVGLRQAIARELGVADAEDSDAQGLLEALHHRLIELAVTGKSTVVLIDEAQALPPETLEALRLLTNLETEQAKLLQVVLFGQPELDETLARPEFRQLLQRITFSYKLRALDVRDATRYLSERLAVAGYRGEPLFAPAAVQQLVHGSGGIPRLLNILAHKALMVAFGEGVRQVRSRHIKRAQMDTDGAQAFLKRRSPWLGVGMAAGAFSIVLIIGVWPWLERWRELLP, via the coding sequence ATGTATGAAGCCTTTTTCGGTCTGCACGAAAAGCCCTTCGCGCTGACTCCTAATACCGGTTTTTTAGTGCAGTTGGCGCCTTATCAGGCATGCCTCAATCTGCTGCGTGTAGCGCTGGATGAGGGTGAAGGTTTCATTAAAGTCACCGGCGAGGTTGGCACAGGCAAAACGCTGTTGTGTCGAACGCTACTCAATCAGCTAGACGATGCGCGCTTCCAGTTGGCCTACCTGCCTAATCCCGAGATGAACCCTGTGGGGCTGCGTCAGGCGATTGCCCGCGAACTGGGAGTGGCTGATGCTGAGGACTCGGATGCCCAAGGCTTATTGGAGGCATTGCATCATCGGCTGATTGAGTTGGCTGTCACGGGTAAAAGTACGGTGGTGTTGATTGATGAGGCACAGGCGCTCCCCCCCGAGACGCTTGAGGCGTTGCGCTTGTTGACCAATCTGGAAACTGAACAAGCCAAGCTGTTGCAGGTAGTGCTGTTCGGCCAGCCGGAGTTGGATGAAACGCTGGCGCGTCCGGAGTTTCGCCAGTTGCTACAGCGCATCACCTTTTCTTATAAGTTGCGGGCGTTGGATGTGAGGGATGCTACTCGCTACCTGAGTGAGCGTCTGGCTGTTGCGGGTTATCGTGGCGAGCCGCTATTCGCCCCAGCCGCCGTGCAGCAGTTGGTGCACGGCAGTGGCGGTATTCCGCGCTTGCTCAATATTCTCGCGCACAAGGCGCTGATGGTGGCGTTTGGTGAGGGCGTGCGTCAGGTTCGCAGTCGTCATATCAAACGTGCGCAGATGGACACCGATGGTGCTCAAGCCTTTCTTAAACGGCGTTCGCCTTGGTTGGGGGTTGGTATGGCTGCGGGCGCGTTTTCCATTGTGCTGATAATCGGTGTCTGGCCTTGGCTGGAGCGCTGGCGGGAGTTGCTGCCATGA
- a CDS encoding GspE/PulE family protein — translation MSQDDVRQRKVRLGDLLIQAGLLSDAQLQLALQDQKRTGSKLGRTVIDMGFVDEGRLLTALSEQMKIPFIDLKHFKFNQELVQLLPEAMARRFRALVLSREGGGLLVGMSDPLDLFALDEMDRILKVRVQPAVVREAELLATLDNVYRRTSEIASIAGELEGELKDSDFDLSKLGADSNTDAPVVRLLQTLFEDAVQMKASDIHIEPDEGLVRIRQRIDGVLNEQVMKEARVASALVMRLKIMSGLDISEKRLPQDGRFNIRVKGRAIDVRVSTMPVQFGESVVMRLLDQSGGVANLDASGMPPDMLVRFRRLLQRPYGLVLVTGPTGSGKTTTLYAGLAELNSPEKKIITVEDPVEYRLPRVNQVQVNAKIDLSFARVLRAALRQDPDIVLIGEMRDQETAEIGLRAALTGHLVLSTLHTNDALTSAMRLIDMGAEPFLVATSLNAVLAQRLVRRVCENCMQEHVPEPRQVVWLEALYKAPLAGRSFKRGAGCHQCHNTGYAGRVGVFELLEMDEGMIAALRRNDPQGFAEAAQASANYRPLAACALDYALAGVTSIEEVLKVCATLTDELAG, via the coding sequence ATGAGTCAGGATGATGTTCGTCAACGTAAGGTTCGCCTTGGCGACTTGCTGATTCAGGCCGGACTGCTCAGCGATGCACAGCTGCAACTGGCCCTGCAGGATCAGAAGCGCACGGGCTCGAAACTGGGGCGAACCGTCATCGACATGGGCTTTGTCGACGAGGGCCGTCTGCTGACGGCGTTGTCCGAGCAGATGAAGATTCCATTCATCGACCTCAAGCACTTCAAATTCAATCAAGAGCTGGTGCAGCTTCTGCCAGAAGCCATGGCCCGCCGCTTTCGTGCGTTGGTGCTGTCGCGGGAGGGCGGCGGCCTGCTGGTCGGCATGTCCGACCCGCTGGATCTGTTCGCGCTGGACGAGATGGACCGCATCCTTAAAGTGCGGGTGCAGCCAGCGGTGGTGCGTGAAGCCGAACTGCTGGCGACCTTGGATAATGTGTACCGACGCACCAGTGAAATTGCATCGATTGCCGGTGAGCTGGAGGGCGAACTCAAGGACAGCGATTTCGACCTGTCCAAACTGGGTGCCGACAGTAACACCGACGCGCCGGTGGTGCGCCTGCTACAAACCCTGTTTGAAGACGCCGTGCAGATGAAAGCCTCGGACATTCACATTGAGCCCGATGAAGGCCTGGTGCGTATTCGCCAGCGGATCGACGGTGTGCTCAACGAGCAGGTAATGAAAGAGGCGCGGGTTGCATCGGCGTTGGTTATGCGCTTGAAAATCATGTCCGGTTTGGATATTTCCGAAAAGCGTTTGCCTCAGGACGGGCGCTTCAATATTCGGGTTAAGGGCCGCGCTATCGATGTGCGGGTCTCAACCATGCCGGTGCAGTTCGGCGAATCCGTGGTGATGCGTCTGCTCGACCAGAGCGGTGGCGTGGCCAATCTAGATGCCAGCGGCATGCCGCCAGATATGCTGGTGCGCTTCCGTCGACTTTTGCAGCGCCCTTATGGCCTGGTGCTCGTCACTGGCCCTACCGGCTCGGGTAAAACCACCACGCTGTACGCAGGACTTGCTGAGCTAAACAGCCCAGAAAAGAAGATCATCACCGTGGAAGACCCGGTTGAATACCGCTTGCCGCGGGTCAACCAAGTTCAGGTCAATGCCAAGATCGACTTGAGTTTCGCCCGCGTGCTGCGCGCCGCCCTGCGTCAGGACCCAGATATTGTGCTGATCGGAGAGATGCGTGATCAAGAGACCGCAGAGATCGGCTTGCGCGCCGCCCTTACCGGTCACCTGGTGTTGTCGACCTTGCACACCAACGATGCGTTGACATCAGCCATGCGTCTAATAGACATGGGGGCTGAACCTTTTCTCGTGGCCACCTCATTGAATGCTGTGTTGGCCCAACGGCTGGTACGTCGCGTATGTGAAAACTGCATGCAGGAGCATGTGCCGGAGCCGCGTCAGGTGGTCTGGCTTGAAGCGCTGTACAAAGCGCCGCTGGCTGGCCGAAGCTTCAAACGCGGGGCGGGTTGTCATCAGTGCCATAACACCGGCTATGCCGGACGAGTCGGCGTCTTCGAGTTACTGGAAATGGATGAGGGTATGATTGCTGCCCTGCGTCGCAATGACCCGCAAGGTTTTGCTGAGGCGGCACAGGCCAGCGCCAATTATCGACCGTTGGCCGCCTGTGCCCTGGACTATGCATTGGCTGGAGTCACCAGCATCGAGGAGGTGCTGAAAGTCTGCGCCACCCTGACCGATGAGCTAGCCGGCTGA